A single window of Desulfovibrio sp. G11 DNA harbors:
- a CDS encoding type I restriction-modification system subunit M yields MKKNKHISQSELESYLWGAATLLRGYIDAGDYKQFIFPLLFYKRLCDVYDEELADALEESGGDQEYAALPEQHRFQIPEDAHWKATRTKVKNVGKAIQDALRAIETANPDTLYGVFGDAQWTNKDRLPDRMLRELIEHFSSQTLSLSNCPEDELGVGYEFLIKKFADDSGHTAAEFYTNRTVVHLMTEMLEPRPGESIYDPTCGSAGMLLSAVAHLKRQNKEWRNLRLFGQERNLLTSAIGRMNLFLHGIEDFRIVRGDTLANPAFVEGDRLMQFDVVLANPPYSIKQWDRDAWSADPWGRNIYGTPPQGRADYAFWQHIIKSMKAKSGRCAILFPHGVLFRNEESSMREKLVAHDVVECVLGLGPNLFYNSPMEACVVICRMNKPKERRNKVLFINALNEVTRERAQSFLTDDHIQRIVSVYQAFADEDGFARVVGNDEIREKASNLSIPLYVRAENGNGNGNGATETVSLKQAIANWQESSMALRESMDGLFEVLEDARVMGGGK; encoded by the coding sequence ATTTCCCAATCGGAACTCGAATCCTACCTCTGGGGCGCGGCCACCTTGCTGCGCGGCTATATCGACGCCGGGGACTACAAGCAGTTCATCTTCCCACTACTGTTCTACAAGCGCCTGTGCGACGTGTATGACGAGGAGCTGGCCGATGCGCTGGAGGAATCTGGCGGCGATCAGGAATACGCCGCGCTTCCTGAACAGCACCGCTTCCAGATCCCGGAGGACGCCCACTGGAAGGCCACCCGAACCAAGGTCAAGAACGTGGGCAAGGCCATCCAGGACGCCCTACGCGCCATTGAGACGGCTAACCCCGACACCCTGTACGGGGTGTTCGGTGACGCCCAGTGGACCAACAAGGACCGTCTGCCGGACCGCATGTTGCGCGAACTCATCGAGCATTTCAGCTCGCAGACGCTTTCGCTCTCCAACTGCCCGGAGGATGAACTGGGCGTGGGCTACGAGTTTTTGATCAAGAAGTTCGCCGACGATTCCGGCCACACCGCTGCGGAGTTCTATACCAACCGCACCGTGGTCCACCTGATGACCGAGATGCTCGAACCCAGGCCGGGCGAGTCGATCTATGACCCCACCTGCGGTTCGGCGGGCATGCTGCTCTCCGCCGTCGCCCATCTCAAGCGGCAGAATAAAGAATGGCGGAATCTGCGGCTGTTCGGCCAGGAGCGCAACCTGCTCACCTCCGCCATCGGCCGGATGAATCTGTTCCTGCACGGCATCGAGGACTTTCGCATCGTCCGTGGCGATACCCTGGCCAACCCCGCCTTTGTCGAAGGCGACCGGCTCATGCAGTTCGATGTGGTCCTGGCCAATCCGCCTTACTCCATCAAGCAGTGGGACCGCGATGCTTGGTCCGCCGATCCGTGGGGCCGGAACATCTACGGCACCCCGCCCCAGGGCCGCGCCGACTATGCCTTCTGGCAGCACATCATCAAGAGCATGAAGGCCAAGAGTGGCCGCTGCGCGATTCTGTTTCCGCATGGCGTTCTCTTTCGCAACGAAGAGTCGTCCATGCGCGAGAAGTTGGTCGCCCACGACGTGGTGGAGTGTGTTCTGGGCCTCGGTCCCAACCTTTTTTACAACTCGCCCATGGAAGCCTGCGTCGTTATCTGCCGGATGAACAAGCCTAAAGAGCGCAGGAACAAGGTGCTCTTCATCAACGCGCTGAACGAGGTGACCCGCGAGCGGGCACAGAGCTTCCTCACCGACGATCACATCCAGCGCATTGTCTCCGTCTACCAGGCCTTTGCCGACGAGGACGGCTTTGCCCGGGTGGTCGGCAATGACGAGATCCGGGAGAAAGCCAGCAATCTCAGCATCCCGCTCTACGTGAGGGCGGAAAACGGAAATGGCAATGGCAACGGCGCAACCGAAACAGTCAGCCTCAAGCAGGCCATAGCAAACTGGCAGGAAAGTTCGATGGCATTGCGGGAGTCGATGGATGGCCTCTTCGAGGTGCTTGAGGACGCTCGGGTGATGGGAGGTGGCAAATGA